One Setaria viridis chromosome 3, Setaria_viridis_v4.0, whole genome shotgun sequence DNA window includes the following coding sequences:
- the LOC117849734 gene encoding uncharacterized protein isoform X3, giving the protein MRKKLDTHFSAPRIKKIMQADEDVGKIALAVPVLVSKALELFLQDLCDRTYDITIRKGVKTVGSSHLKQCIQTYNVYDFLREVVSKVPDTGTSDAIADDKLGKRRKAEEDGSEEELKRTRNEAESHTSNGRGRGRGRGRGRRGGRGAWREVVITHEQFVENQSSKPAGLKVEIADEVPDATEAKEATPVSSARASMRNIDLNLDPAEEDDEVAVPPEAQPSAPATDPAAANLGLTAPATSSAAANLGLTTPATSSAATTAGPSVPGLKEGAKLKDLLGGWELPDMNKMDMDPVQFALSSNHKLDDDEDYDNED; this is encoded by the exons CCTCGGATTAAGAAGATTATGCAAGCAGATGAAGATGTCGGCAAGATTGCTCTAGCTGTGCCTGTTTTAGTGT CCAAAGCTTTGGAGCTATTTCTGCAAGATTTATGTGATAGGACATATGATATTACAATTCGAAAGGGGGTCAAGACTGTGGGTTCTTCCCATTT GAAACAGTGCATACAAACGTACAATGTCTATGATTTCTTGAGGGAAGTAGTCAGCAAAGTTCCAGACACTGGTACATCTGATGCTATTGCTGATGATAAGCTTGGCAAAAGAAG gaaagctgaagaagatggaagTGAGGAGGAATTAAAGAGGACAAGAAAT GAGGCAGAAAGCCATACAAGCAATGGTAGAGGCCGTGGGAGGGGTCGTGGGAGAGGTCGCCGTGGTGGACGTGGAGCTTGGAGGGAGGTTGTCATAACTCATGAACAATTTGTGGAGAACCAATCTAGCAAGCCAGCTGGCCTAAAGGTGGAGATAGCAGATGAGGTCCCAGATGCAACTGAAGCAAAGGAGGCTACACCAGTGAGCAGTGCCAGGGCTTCCATGAGGAACATTGACTTAAATTTGGAtccagctgaagaagatgatgaggtTGCAGTGCCACCCGAAGCCCAGCCATCAGCTCCTGCAACTGATCCAGCTGCAGCCAATTTAGGACTGACTGCCCCAGCAACTAGTTCAGCTGCTGCCAATTTAGGACTGACTACCCCAGCAACTAGTTCAGCTGCAACCACCGCAGGGCCATCTGTTCCTGGGCTGAAGGAAGGAGCAAAACTCAAGGACTTGCTGGGTGGTTGGGAGTTGCCTGACATGAACAAGATGGACATGGACCCCGTACAGTTTGCTTTGTCGTCGAACCATAAATTGGACGACGATGAGGATTATGACAATGAAGACTAG
- the LOC117849734 gene encoding uncharacterized protein isoform X2 has translation MRKKLDTRFPAPRIKKIMQADEDVGKIALAVPVLVSKALELFLQDLCDRTYDITIRKGVKTVGSSHLKQCIQTYNVYDFLREVVSKVPDTGTSDAIADDKLGKRRKAEEDGSEEELKRTRNEAESHTSNGRGRGRGRGRGRRGGRGAWREVVITHEQFVENQSSKPAGLKVEIADEVPDATEAKEATPVSSARASMRNIDLNLDPAEEDDEVAVPPEAQPSAPATDPAAANLGLTAPATSSAAANLGLTTPATSSAATTAGPSVPGLKEGAKLKDLLGGWELPDMNKMDMDPVQFALSSNHKLDDDEDYDNED, from the exons CCTCGGATTAAGAAGATTATGCAAGCAGATGAAGATGTCGGCAAGATTGCTCTAGCTGTGCCTGTTTTAGTGT CCAAAGCTTTGGAGCTATTTCTGCAAGATTTATGTGATAGGACATATGATATTACAATTCGAAAGGGGGTCAAGACTGTGGGTTCTTCCCATTT GAAACAGTGCATACAAACGTACAATGTCTATGATTTCTTGAGGGAAGTAGTCAGCAAAGTTCCAGACACTGGTACATCTGATGCTATTGCTGATGATAAGCTTGGCAAAAGAAG gaaagctgaagaagatggaagTGAGGAGGAATTAAAGAGGACAAGAAAT GAGGCAGAAAGCCATACAAGCAATGGTAGAGGCCGTGGGAGGGGTCGTGGGAGAGGTCGCCGTGGTGGACGTGGAGCTTGGAGGGAGGTTGTCATAACTCATGAACAATTTGTGGAGAACCAATCTAGCAAGCCAGCTGGCCTAAAGGTGGAGATAGCAGATGAGGTCCCAGATGCAACTGAAGCAAAGGAGGCTACACCAGTGAGCAGTGCCAGGGCTTCCATGAGGAACATTGACTTAAATTTGGAtccagctgaagaagatgatgaggtTGCAGTGCCACCCGAAGCCCAGCCATCAGCTCCTGCAACTGATCCAGCTGCAGCCAATTTAGGACTGACTGCCCCAGCAACTAGTTCAGCTGCTGCCAATTTAGGACTGACTACCCCAGCAACTAGTTCAGCTGCAACCACCGCAGGGCCATCTGTTCCTGGGCTGAAGGAAGGAGCAAAACTCAAGGACTTGCTGGGTGGTTGGGAGTTGCCTGACATGAACAAGATGGACATGGACCCCGTACAGTTTGCTTTGTCGTCGAACCATAAATTGGACGACGATGAGGATTATGACAATGAAGACTAG